One part of the Sorangiineae bacterium MSr11954 genome encodes these proteins:
- a CDS encoding YkgJ family cysteine cluster protein — protein sequence MDHPAKRERGKAPSWKSHPARAHLRALYAEVDRALAPYSCDASTECCRFGITGREPYPTAVERAELQHAIAGLGGERALVRRLPIAAAAAAERACPLLSETGKCRVYASRPFGCRTFFCDRVIGPGKLPRAEIQRISRDIAALSAATFPSDPHARPLTHVVKTPENR from the coding sequence ATGGATCACCCGGCGAAACGGGAGCGGGGCAAGGCCCCGAGTTGGAAGAGTCATCCCGCACGCGCGCACCTTCGAGCGCTCTATGCCGAGGTCGACCGAGCCCTCGCCCCCTATTCGTGCGACGCGAGCACCGAGTGCTGCCGCTTTGGGATCACCGGTCGCGAGCCGTATCCGACCGCCGTCGAGCGCGCCGAGCTTCAACATGCGATCGCGGGGCTCGGCGGTGAGCGCGCGCTCGTGCGGCGCCTCCCCATCGCCGCGGCTGCCGCCGCCGAGCGCGCGTGCCCGCTCCTCTCCGAGACGGGAAAGTGCCGCGTTTACGCGTCGCGTCCCTTTGGCTGCCGCACCTTCTTTTGCGATCGCGTCATCGGCCCCGGAAAGCTGCCCCGCGCCGAAATTCAGCGTATTTCCCGCGATATCGCCGCTCTGTCGGCGGCGACCTTTCCGAGCGATCCGCACGCGCGCCCCCTCACGCACGTCGTGAAGACCCCCGAAAATCGTTGA
- a CDS encoding M13 family metallopeptidase, with product MIAPLRPRPPSPLVPLLALCVLPLASALPGCGGAEQPPAQQPAPASPAPAPAPVASAPPPPEASGHAIDRTAIDRSVKPGTDFFMHANGAWFAKAEIPADRNRTGVWLRIAEEIEKRTRGLLEEAARPGAARSPGVQRVGDFYASYLDEAGIDARGVAPLAPVLQKIAKIADARALATYLGSTLRADVDVMNSTDLHTDNVLGLWVEQDINEPSRYAPYLVQGGLGMPDRGYYLDESPRMQKYREAYVRHLATTLRLAGIADADAKAARAFGLEKKIAAAHVARVDSSDVSKGNNPWARADFATKAPGLDWNAYFTGAGLERQTAFIVWQPSAVTGLAKLVKSEPVAVWKDYLTARAVDPMARFLSKPLREEHFAFYEKELRGSEALPPRWRASLDATSEILGEAVGKMYVERYFPPETKRAVEAMVANIVAAFGRRIDALTWMSPATKAKAKEKLATLKVGVGYPDAWRDDSGLSVVRGDVYGNVERAELFKYRRALEKLGRPIDRGEWAMPPQLVNAVNLPVRNALNFPAAILSPPLFDPKAVPAANYGAIGAIIGHEISHSFDNEGAKFDARGRFVNWWTPEDLAHFEASGAALAAQFSAYKPFPDASVDGKLTLAENIADLAGLSAAYDAWRASLDGAQAPTQDGFSGDQLFFLAFAQGWQTKLREKTLRSRLTTDGHAPPQYRALTVRNLDPWYTAFDVKPGEALYLEPSARVRVW from the coding sequence GTGATCGCACCCCTCCGCCCTCGACCCCCTTCGCCCCTCGTCCCGCTCCTCGCGCTCTGCGTGTTGCCGCTCGCCTCGGCGCTCCCGGGTTGCGGCGGGGCCGAGCAGCCCCCCGCGCAGCAACCCGCGCCCGCCTCTCCCGCGCCTGCGCCCGCGCCCGTTGCGAGCGCGCCGCCTCCCCCCGAGGCGAGCGGTCACGCGATCGATCGGACGGCCATCGATCGCTCGGTGAAGCCGGGCACGGACTTCTTCATGCACGCCAACGGCGCGTGGTTCGCCAAGGCGGAGATCCCGGCCGATCGCAACCGCACCGGGGTGTGGCTCCGCATCGCGGAGGAGATCGAAAAGCGCACCCGCGGTCTGCTCGAAGAAGCGGCCCGTCCGGGCGCGGCGCGCAGCCCCGGGGTGCAGCGGGTCGGCGACTTTTATGCGAGCTACCTGGATGAAGCGGGCATCGACGCGCGCGGCGTCGCGCCCCTCGCCCCGGTGCTCCAGAAGATCGCCAAGATCGCCGATGCGCGCGCGCTGGCGACGTACCTCGGCAGCACCCTCCGCGCCGACGTCGATGTGATGAACAGCACCGATCTCCACACCGACAATGTCCTCGGTCTGTGGGTCGAGCAGGACATCAACGAGCCCTCCCGCTACGCGCCGTACCTCGTTCAAGGCGGGCTGGGGATGCCCGATCGCGGCTACTACCTCGACGAATCTCCGCGCATGCAGAAGTACCGCGAGGCCTATGTGCGCCACCTCGCCACCACCTTGCGCCTGGCCGGCATCGCCGACGCCGACGCCAAGGCCGCGCGCGCCTTCGGGCTGGAGAAGAAGATCGCCGCCGCGCACGTCGCGCGCGTCGACTCCAGCGATGTCTCGAAGGGGAACAACCCGTGGGCCCGCGCCGATTTTGCGACCAAGGCGCCGGGGCTGGACTGGAACGCGTATTTCACGGGCGCGGGGCTCGAGCGCCAGACGGCGTTCATCGTTTGGCAGCCGAGCGCGGTGACGGGCCTCGCCAAGCTCGTGAAGAGCGAGCCCGTGGCCGTGTGGAAGGACTACCTCACCGCGCGCGCCGTGGACCCGATGGCGCGCTTCCTTTCGAAGCCCCTCCGCGAGGAGCACTTCGCCTTCTACGAAAAAGAGCTCCGCGGCTCCGAGGCCCTCCCGCCGCGGTGGCGGGCCTCGCTCGACGCGACCAGCGAGATTCTGGGCGAAGCCGTCGGAAAGATGTATGTCGAGCGCTATTTCCCGCCGGAGACGAAGCGCGCCGTCGAAGCCATGGTCGCCAACATCGTCGCGGCGTTTGGACGCCGCATCGACGCGCTCACGTGGATGTCGCCGGCGACCAAGGCCAAGGCGAAGGAGAAGCTCGCGACCTTGAAGGTCGGCGTCGGCTACCCCGACGCCTGGCGCGACGACTCGGGCCTCTCGGTCGTGCGCGGCGACGTTTACGGCAATGTCGAGCGGGCGGAGCTCTTCAAGTACCGCCGCGCGCTCGAAAAGCTGGGCCGCCCCATCGATCGCGGCGAGTGGGCGATGCCCCCGCAGCTCGTCAACGCCGTCAATTTGCCCGTGCGCAACGCGCTGAACTTCCCGGCCGCCATCCTTTCGCCTCCTCTGTTCGATCCGAAGGCGGTGCCCGCCGCCAACTATGGGGCCATCGGGGCCATCATCGGCCACGAGATCAGCCACTCCTTCGACAACGAGGGCGCGAAGTTCGACGCACGCGGCCGCTTCGTCAACTGGTGGACGCCCGAAGATCTCGCCCACTTCGAAGCCTCGGGCGCCGCCCTCGCGGCCCAATTCAGCGCCTACAAACCGTTCCCCGACGCGTCCGTCGACGGCAAGCTCACCCTCGCGGAAAACATCGCCGATCTGGCCGGCCTCTCCGCGGCCTACGACGCCTGGCGCGCCTCCCTCGATGGCGCGCAGGCCCCCACCCAAGACGGCTTCTCGGGCGATCAACTGTTCTTCCTCGCCTTCGCGCAGGGCTGGCAAACCAAGCTGCGCGAGAAGACCTTGCGAAGCCGCCTCACCACCGACGGCCACGCCCCGCCGCAGTACCGCGCCCTCACCGTGCGCAACCTCGACCCCTGGTACACCGCCTTCGACGTCAAGCCGGGCGAGGCGCTCTACCTGGAGCCGAGCGCCAGGGTTCGCGTTTGGTGA
- a CDS encoding alpha-E domain-containing protein, translating to MLSRVADAIYWMNRYIERMENVARFIDVNLNLALDFSDLDAQWEPLVRTSGDTEPFKERYGEATRDNVLRFLTFDRDNPNSIITCLAKARENARSVREIISSDVWEQVNRAYLMVMDAGRGDAALDTPYEFYSAVKQAAHLFVGITYLTMSHNEAWHFGRLGRLLERADKTSRILDVKYFILLPKPVDVGTTIDELQWAALLRSASAFEMYRKSHGSISPAKVVGFLMLDSKFPRSVRYCLNKAERSLHAITGAPIGTWTNPAERELGRLTAELAFAETKEILTRGLHEYVDDLQKHLNHVSDAVYYTFFTMKPIAEEDAIVPSMPLPPLSSAKLQ from the coding sequence ATGCTCAGCCGGGTCGCCGACGCCATTTATTGGATGAACCGCTACATCGAGCGCATGGAGAACGTGGCGCGGTTCATCGACGTGAATTTGAACCTGGCGCTCGACTTCTCCGACCTCGACGCGCAATGGGAGCCGCTCGTCCGCACCAGCGGCGACACGGAGCCCTTCAAGGAGCGCTATGGCGAAGCCACCCGCGACAACGTGCTTCGTTTTCTCACCTTCGATCGCGACAACCCCAACTCGATCATCACGTGCCTGGCCAAGGCGCGCGAGAACGCACGTTCGGTGCGCGAGATCATCTCGTCGGACGTGTGGGAGCAAGTCAACCGCGCCTACCTGATGGTGATGGACGCCGGCCGCGGAGATGCCGCGCTGGACACCCCGTACGAGTTCTACTCGGCCGTCAAACAGGCCGCGCACCTGTTCGTGGGCATCACCTACCTCACCATGAGCCACAACGAGGCCTGGCACTTCGGCCGCCTGGGCCGGCTCCTCGAGCGCGCCGACAAAACGTCGCGCATCCTCGACGTGAAGTACTTCATTTTGCTGCCGAAGCCGGTGGACGTGGGCACCACCATCGACGAGCTCCAATGGGCGGCCCTTCTGCGCTCGGCCAGCGCCTTCGAGATGTACCGAAAGAGCCATGGCTCCATCTCCCCCGCCAAGGTCGTCGGCTTCTTGATGCTCGACTCCAAGTTCCCGCGCTCCGTGCGCTACTGCCTCAACAAAGCCGAGCGCTCCCTTCACGCCATCACGGGCGCGCCCATCGGCACCTGGACGAACCCCGCCGAACGCGAGCTCGGTCGCCTCACCGCCGAGCTTGCGTTTGCCGAGACCAAAGAGATCCTCACGCGCGGCCTTCACGAGTACGTGGACGATCTGCAAAAGCATCTCAACCACGTCAGCGACGCCGTTTACTACACCTTCTTCACCATGAAGCCCATCGCGGAGGAAGACGCGATCGTGCCGTCCATGCCGCTCCCTCCGCTCTCGAGCGCCAAGTTGCAATAG